The DNA region ATTGGCCAATTCACTATATAACATCTCTCCTGTTTCTATCGGCCTGCTGCTCAAAAACTGAACAGGGCCAATTCTGTTAATTCACAAAAAATATAACCGATCAGAATCGCGGTGCAAGGTATATTTCGGATAGTCGGGAGTGAGGTTTTGCTGCTGTTGGGCAGGATTTTGCTCAATGCACATAACTTTCGGTAGAATATTCACTTGTAGATTTCGCTTGCGCTCGGTGACAATTTGTGTATCATATAAGGCTGTTGTCGTGCTGTCACTGGCCGATAACAGTTGGTGGGTGTAGACCCAGACTGAAAACGAAAACAAATGAGTTTCTTTAGAGGTTCGTTATGGCACACAAAAAAGGTGTCGGTTCTTCCAAGAACGGCCGTGATTCAAATGCCCAGCGTCGCGGGGTCAAAGTCTTTGATGGCCAGGCGGTTCCAGCGGGATCGATCATTGTCCGCCAGTGCGGCACAAGACTTAAGCCTGGATACAATGTCGGATTAGGCTCGGACAATACTTTGTTCGCTAAGATCACCGGCGTCGTGAAGTTTGAACGGGTTGGCCGCAGCGGTAAACGCATTTCCGTTTACGAATAACCACTGCCAACAAAAAATCTACCGAGAGGCCGCTGTGATATTCGCAGCGGTTTTTTCGTTGCGTACAGTTTCTCTTGACGATTATAGCACTGAAAAAGAGAAGGTCAGTCCGCAGTAGCGAACTGACCTCTTTATGCGTCTTTTGACGTAGATAATCTTAGCAGAATGCACTGCAAAGCGGTCTTAGAACTTGATCCAGAATTCTTCAGAGAAGCCACGGTTGGCACTACCGGTTATCAGATATCTCTCGTCATTTAGAATACCTAACCGAACTTTG from Candidatus Zixiibacteriota bacterium includes:
- the rpmA gene encoding 50S ribosomal protein L27, which codes for MAHKKGVGSSKNGRDSNAQRRGVKVFDGQAVPAGSIIVRQCGTRLKPGYNVGLGSDNTLFAKITGVVKFERVGRSGKRISVYE